The Meriones unguiculatus strain TT.TT164.6M chromosome 3, Bangor_MerUng_6.1, whole genome shotgun sequence genomic sequence AAGAACAGGTCGACATGGTGCGGAACCACATTTTTAGCCCCAGCAGAAGGCTCAGCCAGTTTCCAAACCCTCTGTACCTAAGTCTGTAGTTTCAGCTTTTCTGTTTTCAACTTCCACACTTGCCACGATGCTCCCTTTTGGAAAAAATCCTAGAGCCAGCTCTGGGGGCTGTGCAGCCAGAAGCCCACTGGGATTGTTGAAAGTAGCCAACCTTGAACTGTCCACTCTTTCCTGCCTTGACATGGAAATCCCTCAGATGACATGGCTTACACTTTCTTCTTGTTCTGCTTAAAACCTGTTCCTTCTTCTATGGGCCTGAGCAGCGTATGGAAACACATCTCTGGGACTTGTAAGTTTAATACACCTTTTCCCCCCTGATGTCCTGCTCTTGTTTCCTCCCCGTGTGGGATAGCATCCAGCACCCACCTTCTTATAACAGTGAGGATAAAAGAACCGAGCCCCTCTCTGTATCTGCCATATTCCAAGGAAACCTTAGAcagaaaagcaatctacatactTCCTCAGAGCGCTCCTCTCCTGGCGATCTTCTTCCAGTTCTCGGTAACACGTCTGTTTGCGAATTTCCTTTTCCCAGAAGCTTTTGAGCTCATCACAGGTCTCGCAGCAGAAGACTTCCCTGCGCATGTACTGGCTGTTCATCCCTGCAGTGCGAAAGACAAAGCATAGCCCAGGACTGCAAGGAGCGGCACCCTGATTTGGAGTGCGCCTGAATCCACGTGAATTTAAACGGACTTTTCTGTCGTCACATACTCATGGAATGACTCTAATTTTGCACTGCTGATGAAGATAATAATAGCAATGCAGAAATACTCTGAAAACAGTTGaacaacgacaaaaaaaaaaaaaaaatgcggtCCCTGAAGGTAATCTGATTCTTAAGCAGctgacttttcttttctcttttagccATTTTGCTATACTGCAAGTTATAGAAAAATTGTAGCAATGTAGATGATTCTAAAGCACAGAAATTAAGATAAATTTCATCCAAATAATATACCTGATGTCAATCGACTTTTCACCTAAtataaatttattgatttttaaaaattctttgaatcacttgtaattgtgtgtgttttgcatgtgtgtgtgctcatgtggagaccagagattaACACTTGAGACAGGGGTTTTCACTGAGTTGGGAGCTCACCATTTGGCTGGACTGGCTAGCCAACATGTttctgggatctgcctgtctttgcatCTTCCCTGTGTGGACACCACTATACTCGGCTTTTGTTGGGCATTGGTGATTCAAACGCAGTttttcatgcttgcacagcaagcattgcCCGGTGGATTTCTTCCCGGCTCCCCACTTGAAGTCTCTTTCTAGTTTTCttattatatgtaaaataaattctTTGCCACATTTTGATTTTATATCTGTTTGCAAATCATTTTAATCTTACTTAAAATCCCTCTGAACCTAGTGCAGAGCCAAGGGTGCTTAGCAGATGCACATTTCCTTGTCCCTCCTCACAGAGTGACAATGACTTCTGCTCATCTCTGAAAAATGTGAGGTGGGTGTTCTCGTCCCTGCACTGTTGCTCCCCAGTGCTGCTCTGAGAGATGGGTGTTCTACACTCATTGCTCAGATAAAGATGCTGAGGAGTAAACACTAAGACAAAGCTGAGTTTAAACCTGGATCTTCTCACCTTCACAGAGGACTCTCTTTGTACATTAAGGATGACTAACTTGAGCTAATTCATTTCCCATTTTGCGCACAAGCAGGCTGGTGCTCACAGGTGTCCGTTGACTTCCTTGAGGCCACACAGCTTCAgagtttcctccttcttcctgccCTCAGGGAGAGGCAAAGTGACTGCATTCTCTACTCTTGAGGATCTCAGAGCCCTCCCGAGATTGCCAGGTACCTCAGGGTTTGGAGGTTTGTGATGTAGTGGGGTCTAGCTTTCTAAAGAGAAGAACTTGGTCTTATTTTGGGTGACTTGAAGCATTTAATGGGCATTCAGTTGTTCTAAATTAACAAAGACTTGTTTCCAAACAACTgtttatatacaaagaacttgCTGGAAAATGAATATTGTGCCTTGAGATATCCCAGGACCAAGACAATGAGAGAAGGTCAGGTCAGAGAGGGGattgctttttgctgtttctggtGACTTGCCGAGATTTCTCCAGGCAGGGACAGTGCTGGGTGTTTGTGAACCCTGGGCTCTCCTGCAGCCTGACCACGCCACAGTCTCTTGCCTCCAAGGGCATACATAACCCCCATCTGCTTTTGTTTCCAGGCCAATGGTTTAAGTGTGAAGAGTTCTAATAAATTTCTAGTCACTGGACGTTGGAAGAGAAGCCATTAACAAAAATAGCTTTTACGTTTTTGTTCACAGGTGGAATGGTTGCCCCTCCCTGCATTTGGTTTCCCTGTAGGTTTAGTTTGACCTAGAAAAGAatataagaaattttatttttctggggatatacgtgtgaaataaaaaaaaaaaaatactgcttgGACTGAGGCCACGGAAGCCTGAGGAGccaagtttgattcctagaacccatgtaaaaaaccAGGTGCTTTGGCTCACCTCTGCTGTCCAAACACTCCTATGGCAGGAAGAAAAGTGGAGAAAAGAGAGTCACAGGAAGCCTGAGGGACCAGATAGCTGCAGGAGAATTAGCAAGAGGTGTCTTGCCGcaaaagacagagggagacaaCTGATTCTTAAAAGtcatcctctgactttcacacccATGCACAAAAAacatccatctatccattcacccatccacctacccacccatccatccatccatccatccatccatccatccatccatccatccatccatcaaacaaacaaacatactaaACAGTATTCTGAGCTGGGAGGAAAGGTTTACATTCACAACTTGTAGTTTATGTGGATGCAAAGTAATAGCTCCTTGGGTGTATGGTTTAATTGTAGGTTCTGTTATTACAAATACTTCTTTTggaggtagcccaggctggcctcagggtTGCTAAGCTGTGCTTATCCTCTTGCTCCATGCACCAAGGACTGGAGATGTGCACGCTGGATTTGTGCAAAGCTGGGGGTGGGCTCTAAGGCCGCATGCCTGTTAGGTAAGCATTCCGTTAACTGTGCTGTAGCTCCAACCCCTTCTAAAACTTTCAAACTCAAATTGTGTACTTGGTGGTACTCATAAAAAGGCCGTATGTACTcatagaaatgtttttttttaatcaaaatttaGAATTAACATTTTACACTAAAGAGCAccaagaagaagagaggaaagccCAGCAGGCAGCTGTCTTGTCACCTCGTGCAGTCTGACACTTTCTCTCTTTGGAAAGTGAGTTGGCTATGGAGGACATCTATTCTAGCAGGCAAGGCATGTGTAGACCCAGGAACCAGGGAAATCAAATCAGCTGGAAGTAGAGATGTCCACCCCCTAAGGGGTAAACTGAGGTTGACTGTGCCCAAGGCAACTTGGATAAAAGACTATTAGGGACCTGCATTAGGTTGGCCTGTTTGGGTCAGAAACAACTTAGGGGTTTTATTTCCATGGAGGAGCTTCATCTTAGGAAAGGGAGCATCAAGGAAGCCAATGGTGGGCACCCCGTGGCTCCGAGTAGTACCCACAGTGCTTGTGTTCAAACTCAAGTACAACCTCCTCTCGGCTGTGGAAGGGATGGCCTTTGCTAAGCGTAGGCTCGGGCCTGCCTGCTGCTCCTCGTCTGGGGACTCATGCTCTGCTCACAGCTCAACTTTCCCGTGGGGGGCTGCAGTTTGGTTGCATTTGAACACTTGCTCCTCAGTTGGTAGTGCTGTCTGATAGACCATGgaacatttaggaggcagagccttgctggaggaactgGGTCACTGGAGACTGCAGACCTTGGAACTCTACAGCCAGACCCCCCCTTCCTGTCTCATAGCTGCTTCCTACTTACAGATGGGATGTGGCCAAGTGTCTAACACTCCCCCTACAGCtcggcattatgacctgaaatcCCTTGAACTCCTAAACctaaataaatccttccttcaaGCTGTGTCTTGTCATGTACTCAGCCAGAGGGAAAACGTAACAAATATTCTTAGCTTGTTCTCCAATCATTTCTTTTtgcctcctgcttttcttctgagTTCTGCGGACTCTCTTTCTTGAACCACGTGAGCATGCAAATGATATTTGAATTGGCCAAACAGACCCTACTACCTGACATTCCAGCAGTAGCTGGGAGTGGAGGGTTCTCCATAAGGGGGCACGTGGACACATTTCTCTCTACAGCTCCCGTCTGCTGACTGGCCAGCTCTGCAGGCTGTGTTCTGTCAGGTAGCTATATAAGGGAGCCAAGAATGAGGAGGGCATTGGGCTGGTTACTATCATGATGTTGAGCCAACAGGAGCTTTTTGTACCCAGAGTCCCAGTTTCTTTACCCATGAGACAGAGACTAATTGTTGGGACCCAGCTCATAGTGCTTCATACAGGGACTGCTTTTTCATTCTTCAAATGTGATGTTCACGTTTGCAGGATGCGCGCAGTCTATTGCCCATTCATGGCAGTCATCATCAAAAATATTAACCACTTTGAATCACCGCTTGGACACACTCTCATCGACTTTGGTTTATACATGGTACCAAATGCTCTGCTTCCCACTGACTCAGCTCATacttaaggtttatttatttctgttgctggGCTGTTCAGATTAGAAAACCTGAGATGACAGGGATAAGAGGTTTCCCCTTTGTCCGAGGCCTAGTGTCGAGCCTGGACAGATGCTTTTAGCAAAGCTTCTGGTACCACTTAGGATGCTGCATTTGTGCCCTCTCTGTGGTCAGACTGAATAATGACGCTCACTGTGTGATGCCGAGCATGCTGAAGAAGTGACTGACCTACTAAAAACATAGTTGTCATCACTCACAATTGCCCTTGGCCCTTCCAGGTTATGTACAGCTGCTTGTTTTGCTGAGAGATCAAAGCTCAGCTTTTAGCATTATGGCCCCTTCTATATCATAAAGTACATTTTGACTTAGACCAGGTCCTCTTCTCtagtttcttctctttctgtctgttttatACTTATTGCTTTCATTTCCTGTGCTGACTGTGAGCAGCACAGCAGTGGCTGGTGCCAGCAGCTTGGGCCCACAGGAACAGACTTGTGGACCAGGACTACAGCTacactggtagagtgcttgccggTATACATGACCTCCATGCTCAGTCACCAGTACCAAACCAATCACCCGGAATTCTAGCCCTTGTGAAGTGTATGCCAGGGACAGAAGTTCAAGTTCATTCCTCTCTACAGAGCATGCTTGAAGCCAGCAGGGGGTACTCGAAATCTtgaattaataaaggaaaagaagaaaaagtactGATAGTAATTTCAGGAAACCGTAAGCCCAAGGCAGGAAACAGGTCTTCCGTGGGGAGCTGATGAGTCTCAGCTGTGACTGGTTGCCTCTGCACCTACCCTGGTACAGACATCATTGCAGCTCATGTGACAATGAAAAGAAATGGCATGGTCCCTGCTCTCTCTGGGGATTGCGAAGACGGGAAAGCTTCTGGGATCTCAGTGGCAAGGACCAGCAGCATTTCAAAGGCTCAGAAATAAGAAATATGAAGTCATGTGTAGATGTGCAAACCTTTGGAGGTTGTCTCTCCCGAGCTGCTGAACTGAGATTAGGCTCTGATGTTTCACAAGAGGAATTTTCAACTCAGCTGTCTCCACTTTCCTCTTGTGCAactagcttttttgtttgtttgttttaaattcaaCTTCAGGTTTTTACTTCCTCAGTTGCAAGTTTCAGCTTATTAATTTCATCCTCTGGTGTGTGCGGCTGTGGATGCCTTTCAGGCCTCTTTGGTGTCTTCCAGTTCTTAGCTTCTCTAAGGCTAGAGGACACTCCTTTGTTTCAACACTCAGCTTAACTGTTCTGTGTTTCACCCTAACAGCTTAAAATCAAGAGCAGCAAATTTAAATAAATCTAGAAGCCAGAAGGACACATAAATGTCATTCtggtttaaaaaattattattgttgctgttgttatcattaatcatcatcattattattatctgcGGAAAGGCAGGGTATCTGTGTCACAGtctacctgtggaggtcagagagcgaCTTGATggagttgtttttctccttttaagttttggtgagctccaggaattGACATTTTTATCCACggagccatcctgctggccctGTTCTGGGTAATTCTTTTATGTTATTCTCATGCTCACTTACAACGTTATCAGGTTCAGTGTGTTTAATTATTTGTTTCCTCATTAGAGAAAATCATGGCTATACAAAACAAATTATTCTCCTTTAAGACGAAGAAGGCTAGGTACCCATGCCTAAAACAAGGAAGCTTAAAATAAACATCTTTGGGCAACTTTGAAGGGAtaaaaagaagatttttttttatcaatagCCAAAAATTAGAAGAATTTTAGCAACAGAACAACATATTACATCTTAAATTGATGTACATCATTATAATAAGTGAACGAAAGAAAAGAGATGCTTAAAGAGAAGAGTGACTCAGTGTAGAAGAAGAGAGGAATTGAAACCAGGAGAGCACACTGAGGCACACTGTCTGAGGCACACTGAGCTTGACAAAAGATGAAATGAGCAAACGAAACTTGAAGGAGAAATGGGGTAGTGGCTTAGCCCCATGTCCTCAATCGACTCCTCCCAGTGGAGGCTTTCGAATGGCGATTCCTGTTCTCTAACACCAGCTCCCACTTCGCTGGTTCCTATAGGGGCCTGCGGTGGCTGAGGGGAAAGAGTAACTTTACAGAGCGGAAGCAAGTAGCAATTATTGATGTCACACAGTGCCCTGCTAGGTTGCATCGCCTCTCTGTTACGTTTCTCAACTCCAGAAGGCTCAGTCTACCCACAGAAAAATCACACTTGGTTGCCTTGTCCCCACTCAGGCAAATGACCCCCAACCCATGCTCCTGTAGGCTACCCTAATTCAATGCAGTGGTTCACACATACACGTAAAGTTGAAAAGGACATGAAAGTAGGAGTAGGACTTTGGAAGAAGAAGGTATTTGGTAGGAGGGAAGAGGGGTATGAGATAACAGAGGTCAGAACAGACTTTGATCAAAACGTAAGTTATGAAAAAATGTAagagaataaacaaataagaaaattcaGCCTCATTCTACAAAGCATCTGGCCATTGCTTTCTAAAATTACTGAACCAGGGCAGCCCAGAAGCTGGTTTAGATGCTGGTTTAGGCGCTGGTTTAGTACACTTAAACTTTAGTATGCTTTAGTTCCTaccgacaacaacaacaacacacacacacaaatgagggagagatagagacagagagatagagaccaagagagacaaacacagagacatacagagaatGACAGAGATATCAAGATTATGAAAGATAAGACTGAAATCTTGCACAGAATGGGGGAGAATAAGGAGATatgatatgtatttatataatatatgcctatatatacgtgtgtgtatatatgtttgtgtgtgtcctaCACAAATACAATATGGTGTCCTTAATTAGCTCctagagtaggaaaaaaaagtaaaaaggaaacaCTGGGGAATCTCTGTAAAGTCTGTGAGGAATTTTATTATGGCAGTGTTTACTCCATAGTTTTGGTGAGTGCTCCAGGTCGATGTAAAATGTCAACATCGCAAAGGAATGCGTGGCAGATAGGTGGGAACACACTGCACCCCCTTTGAAACTTTTcctacatttaaaattattttaaagtaaaaagtaaaagaatcaaAACGAGCCTTCTACTACACACATGCACTCTTCTACCCCTTGCTGCTGGCTAGGAATTATGGAAAGTGTTCTGGCCAATGAGTCTTCACTACATTTAAAGGTGTTCTGTCCTGGAGCCAGCCATGCCACGGCTCTGCCTGTGTCACAGAAAGAGCCCCAGACTAGCAGTTAGGGGTCCTGTGCACTTTTCTCCACTTCCTCAATTGTAAAGTGGAGTAACATATACAATTCAAAGTCAGCCAGCTTTCAGTTAAAGAGTGATAGGGTCCAAACGTTTAGCTCCTGGCATGGTTAATGCTTAATAAAACTTTGCTTTGCGTTCTTTACTGTTTTAATAACATGCAAATCAAAGCCACAAAGCCAGAAGCACAGTGTGTTTAGAAGACTCTGTTGCAAATTCTAGAATGTGAACTTCTTTACAAGAGACAGGGCACTCAGCCCCAGATTCCTGCAGCTAGCAGAGTATTGACCAAGTTTCAAGTTTTTCAAAAGAAACtataaataatgattttttttttaaaaaaagaggaaatattattttaaagtattggCAACAAATTTTCAGGCACTTTAAGGCACTGGGAAGAATGTCAGAACATGTTTTCTGGCCAGACTTACCTTTGGGCATTCACATTTGGATCCCTATATGGACTGGTGAGATCTCTGTGGACCAGAGCTATAACCTCGGTCCTGGGGAAAACTGCCTCGCACTTCCCTTCCTCAAAATGCCAGCCCAGTGGCCTTCAGCTTTCACTAGTCAATGCTAGTATTTTCTCAATAGAAACAACAATAAGACGCTGCATGTATTCTCTGGGGCTGTGGGCTCTAGCTACTCTGTTCTTAACATTTCTTGTTGAAAAATCTGAGGGCATTGAGGGGATTTTTCaataggtaaagtgcttgctttgtaaACACTAGGATGTAAGTTCAATCCCCGGAATGCAGGTGAAAAAAACCCGACAAAGTTGGGACCTAGAACCTCAGTtgagaggatctgagtttgaatccccagtacCCATGCTGAAGTTGGAAATGCCTGCTTGTGTCTGTGACCTTAGCAACAAGAGACAAAGACGGGCAGATCCCAGATGGGGTGGCTCACTGGCAAGCCAGTCTATCCCGAAATGTATAGattcaggttcagagagagaccctgtcctagAGGAATCAAACCAAGAGTGACAGAGCCAGACAGCTCATCGGCCTCTGTACACAGGgtacggacacacacacatagaaacagaagTCTTATGCAGACCAGGCAAGCAGTCTACCAGTTGAGCTACATTCCTAAGCTATAGTTAGTTTTTAACTACatcttaaaatatcttttattttatagggCTTATTGAcctataataaaaaaagatactgtAAAAATTTTGGTAAAGAATTTTCATTGTCCTCATTATGAATTTATAAATTAAGGCCTCTCTCCccctgtctgcctcttcctcctgtctgcctctctctctctctctctctctctctctcaatctctgtgtgtgtgtgtgtgtgtgtgtgtgtatgtgtgtgtgtgtgtgttttccctagGGACTCCTGTCTTGAATTGTTAGGGAAATTGCCAGCATTAAGTTCTAGGGAATAGACTGCATTGTCAAAATTATATGGACTTTGGGTTTCAGTTTTTTCACTGCCAAACGAGGCTGTCTAGCTACCTTGTATATAAGGGAAGGGCAAATAGAAGTAAATCGACCTTTAGCCTTTGCTAAAGGCTAAAGAGACTGCTCTTGTGTGAGTAAGTGGCTCTCTTTCTTTGCACCTGTCCCCTGAAAAAGTGGATCTTGCCAGCCTTTATATGTATAGAGGGAGTTATTTCGGTTTTCAGTAAATCATACTAATTCAGTTAGAATCTTTTTCCACTttgattcttcttcctttttgaaaCTAAGTCTGATGTAGCCTAGCTGGTCTCAAACCTCATTATATaaatgaggatgaccttgaactcgtgatattccctggtgctgggaccacaggtatGAGCCTCTTTGCTAGGCCTCCGCTGTTGGTTCTCAGATTTACTTCACTGATCAACTTCTCCTTAAGTGCCGTACAATTCACTTCCAGAAAAACTACACTAAATAGCTCTTAGTCAGGGGACATTTGTTGCAAGCTGACTGTGTAGGACTCATGCAATCTCTCTAACTGAGGAACACAGACTAGCCAActgtaaaaacagaaacaaacaaacaaaactctacaGCTTCATTTGCCAAGTCCCAGATTACTTAGTCAAGCAAAAAcctcaaattaatttttaatccTGCTGTCCACTGGCTTCCTGAGGCACTTCTGTGGTGTGGCGCCTCTAACAAATGTTTCTTGTGACTAAAGTTATCCATCAATCAGCATGAGATATATTCCTTCTTTTGGTTAATCTTCACAGAGCCtcattcctgagactgacacCGATTCTTGATTTTTTCACACCCTCGAACTCGAAATTCACGCATCACTGACATTTATGGAAAAGAAAACcagaggtggaaaaaaaaaaagcgcaaCTCACTGGCTACAGTAGGCGGTTCCCATAACCTGACAACATAAGCTCAACGCATCGTACCTTAAAGATGGATCGCAGGTGAACTGATAGCCTGCTAGGGTGCAAAGAAGGACAAGTGTCCCGGTTCCTGCTTCCTCAGCTCCGCTTTGGGAAAGCCACGGGCGCTATCCTGAAACCTCATT encodes the following:
- the Fam240b gene encoding protein FAM240B, with the translated sequence MNSQYMRREVFCCETCDELKSFWEKEIRKQTCYRELEEDRQERSALRKLREEWKQRLEKRLRMLDHPDDKGEQANPEN